The genomic stretch GAACTTTCGGCTAAAGAGGTAAAGCGGGGACAGGTATCTGGTTTTGGGGTTGCAATTGCGGCTTTTATTGTGGCTACTGTTGCCCTTTTTTTGGGCTTAGAAAAAGCCGCAATGACCATAGGCGGAACAACAATAGTGGGCCTGGTTACTGTCTTCGTTACCGGGCGAAAGTATGGAGCTGAGAAGCCTAAAAAAGAGTAAAGATTTTACCCTTGTCACAGTGCTAAAACAGGGTGCGTATGGGGTGCAAAATCGCCTTCTAAAACGCTCAATTTCGGCACAAGTTAATAAGCTAACTAGCTTAACTTATTGAACTAAATATTCGATAGGCCTCTCACGCCGGAGACACGGGTTCGATTCCCGTTGGGACTGCCAGGAAATAGATAACCCCCTGATTTCCTTAATGGAGTCAGGGGGTTTTGCGTTCTTCTTCTCCGGTTTTTCTCGCTTTGTCGTCTACTGCCTCAATCAACGCTTGACCGGGTTCCCGACCACTTGCAGAGGCTGTTGAAAAACGTAACGAGCGCAGATGAGACAAGGCAAAATGAGGCGAGAAAGCGGAGTTTACATCTAGTAAATGAGCATTTTGAGCCTCATTTTAACGCAGTACCAGCAAGCGCAGTAGGTTTTCAACAGCCTGCTAGTGCTTGAAGGCCCTCTGCCCGGTGAACACCATGGTCACCTGGGGGTCGGCCTCGTTGCAAGCTTGGATGGACTCGAAGTCCCGCATGGAACCGCCGGGATGGACGATGGCCCGAATTCCCTCCTTGATGGCGACATCCACCCCGTCCCTGAACGGAAAGAAGGCGTCGGAGACCATAGTGGCCCCTATGAGGCCACCCTTCGCCTCCCTGGTTTCCTTGTCGATTTCGTCAAGAAGGGCCTTTTCCTTTTCACCTTCCTTGATTTTCAACTCCAGTTCCTTGTAAGGGAGACCGTACCTTTTAAAGCAAAGGGCGTCCGCAAACTTGGTATAGGCCTTGAAGATGGCGATTTCGGCTACACCGACCCGGTCCTGTTCCCCTGTCCCTATACCCACGGTCACGCCGTCCTTCACATAGATCACGGAATTGGAGGTGATTCCCTGCTCAACCTGCCATCCGAAGAGCATGTCCTGGTATTCAGCCTCTGTCGGTTTCCGTTCGATAGTATACCGTTTCCCCTTGTACTCGCAGGAGGCCAGGGTAAAGTCCTCCACGCTTCGAATGCGATTCAGGGGGGACTGCTGCACGATGATCCCGCCGTCGATCAGGCTCTTGAAGTCCACAAACCGTTCTCCTGCATATTTCCCCAATCGGTCGATCCGGTTGATTCGCACGATTCTCAGGTTGGCCCGGCGGCCGAGGATCGGGAGAGTCCCTTCCTCGTAGTCCGGGGCGCCCACTACCTCGAGGTAATTTTCCGAGATCATTTCCGCGGTGGCCTTGTCCACGGGCCGGTTGAATACGGCGCACCCGCCAAAGGCGGCAATCCGGTCCGCCATGTTGGCCTTGTCGTAGGCCGTGGATAGGTTCTCCCCACAGGCCACGCCGCAGGGGTTGTTGTGCTTGACAATGACCGCAGTAGGCCTTTCCGTCAGGTATCTCAGGATATTGAGGGCGTTGTCCAGGTCGGTCAGATTGGTCTTTCCCGGGTGCTTTCCGCTCTGAATCAGGTCGTCGTCTCCGATGGAAGAGACCAGGCCCTTGCCCGGATCTATGAAGCGGCAGTCCCCCAGCACGAGGTTCCCGTTGACCAGTTCGTAAAGGGCTGCTTCCTGCCCGGGGTTCTCCCCATAACGAAGTCCTTTCTCGATGAGTTCCCCGGTCTTCTCGTCACGGATTTTCCAGGTGCGCTTCCTGTAAACCAGGGTCTGTTCCCCGAAGGAAATGGTCATACTGGGTGGGAAGTGATCGTCCATTACCGTGCGGTACATCTCTTTCAGGTTATTGCTCATTTTGATCCTCCGGTATTCGCAATTGGTTGGGTGATCCCCTGTGCCGGTTTTTCCATGGGACCCTCAAAGCTTGTGTTTTTCGATATATGCATAGGCGTTGTGGTTGTGAATGGACTCGTAGTTCTCCGATTCCACGGCAAACCAGGTGATATTGGGATCCTCGTTAAGTTTCAATGCGATATCCCGAACTATATCCTCGACGAACTTGGGATTGTTGTAAGCCCGTTCCGTAACGTACTTCTCGTCCTCCCGTTTGAGGACCGAGTACACCTCGCTGCTGGCCGATTCTTCCACCATCTGGATCAGGTCTTCTATCCATACGAACTTCTTGAAACGCAGGTGAAGCCGGACTTTTCCCCTCTGGTTGTGGGCCCCGAAATCGCTGATTTCCTTGGAGCAGGGACACAGGGTGGAGATTGGGACCTGAATGATGATCACCATGTCGCTCCGTACGTTCAGAGACCCTTTAAAGGTACACTTGTATTCAAGGAGTCCCTGGCTCCCCGAGACCGGGGCCATCTTGTTAATGAAGTAAGGGAATGTGATTTCCATGTGGGCACTTTCGGCATTCAGCTTCTCTTTCATCTCCTCCAGGATCTCGGTAAAGTTCTGGAGGGAAATCCTGCGGCTGTGTCTGTTCAGGATCTCCACGAAGCGGCTCATATGAGTGCCCTTGTAATAACGGGGAAGGTTGACATACATGTTGATCTTGGCCACGGTCTGTTGTTCGCCCATGTTCTTATCCAGGACCGTGATTGGATATCGTATCCCTTTGACCCCGACTTGATCGATATCTATGTTCCTGTGATCCTTATGATTTTGGACGTCTTCCATGGTTTCCTCGGAAAGGTTGATTTTTTGCGAGGCATTATGTGTCATCATCAAAATCAAAGTCAATGGAAAATCTCACCCCCTGAAAGTGTCAGGAAGCCTGTTGATCTTTCCCGTTTTTGAACGTGTCCGGCGCATTTCCGGCTTGATTTTGATGGATGAAAGAGATATTTTTCCGGCATCCTCAAAATCGGGGCGTGGCGCAGTCTGGTAGCGCACCTGCTTTGGGAGCAGGGTGTCGGAGGTTCAAATCCTCTCGCCCCGACCAGAAATCTTAATAAAAAGGCCGATTGCAAGAAACCGGCCTTTTTGTTTTGAGAGGATAATGTTTAGGGCTAACATTTTCTCTTATTCAAATGAAGGACCTTCCCGTCCATTTTTCGGCTCACCTCTCCTCAACCCATGCTCCGGGGGGCTTTCCCGGCGAAATAGCGGTCCCACATGGACAGGAACCTCTCTTCCAATTCCTTCGTGTAAGCCCTAGGATGTTTCCTTTGTTTCTCTCTAATGAGGAAGGAAATCCTGGACTTTGTATCTTCAAGCCTTGCGGGGTCCGCGAGGAGTCCCCTCGCGATGTCGAGATATTCCTTCTCCGATCGGGCAATGGTATCTTCCACCCCAATGGCCTTGAGTAGGCTGAAAGTCGTCCTCTGGGCATGGCGATCCCCTACCAGAGTAACCACGGGAACCCCCATGGAGAGGGCCTCGTAACTCGTGGTGGTTCCTGCGTACGGAAAGGGATCCAGGGCGATATCAGCCAGGCCGTATCTGGCCCTGTGAAGCTCCTCGGAACCGGCTCTGCCCAGGAAAAAGACCCGCTTTTGGTTTTCTTGGGAGAAGTGGGCAAGAATGTTGGCTCTCAGATCCGTCCTTCCTACGTGAGGGCACGAGATAACCAGGAGGGCGTCCCTGGAGAGGGAGAGTAGTCGGTCCCAAAGGGAGAGGACTTCGGGGCGGAGCTTCTCAGCGCTGTTGAAGGAGACACACACGGGCCCGTCTTCGGGGAGCCCGAAGGATCGGCGTTCCAATGGAATATCGGCCGCCTCGATGGGACCCATGGGAAGGAAACCCTGGGACATGAAAACGAGCCTTTCCCGGTAAAGGGAGGCCGAATAGGGGGATTCTGAATGGCGGTCGGTGATTCTGTAATCCATGGTGCGGAGCCCGGTGCCGTAAGGATACCCTAGGAAGGTTACCTGGATCGGTGCAGGACGAAGGGCGAAGACGTCCAGCCTGTTTCCCTGGGTGTGCCCGGCCAGGTCCACGAGGACATGGATCCCGTCACGCTGGATGAGTTCAGCGAACTGAAAGGTGTTCAGGGTATGGACTTCCCTGAAAAATGATGCCGCTCCGGCAATCTCTCTGGTCAGGTCATCTTTTCCCGGGGTGGTGGCGTAACAGTAAATGGAAAAGCGGTCCCTGTCATGGTGAGCGATGATGTGTCTGAAAAACCACCCGACGGAATGCCTCCGGAAATCAGGAGAGACGTAGCCTACCCGCAACTTGGACACCGAGAGGGATTTCCGGACCTTTGGCGGGGCGGAATGAGAAGAATGCTTGGCAAGTCTTTTCTCGACGAGGTCACCCCACTCGAGGTGTTTCCCGGAGAGGGTCTCTTCCTTCATGGGGAGGTGCTGGAAAAGAAAGAGGGAGCTGGAGAGAAGGGGTGCATCAGCCTCTGAAAACGAATAGTCCATAATTTTTGATGTCAGGGCATCGACTCGTCCCCAGTCGGCAATCTTCATCAACAACCGGGCGGCCCCCACCCATGACTGGATGGACTCGGGGCAACGGGCCAAAGCCTGTTCCTGCACGTGGAGGGCGCTATCAAAGTCTCCTTCCCGCTCCAGTGCCAGCCCAAGATTGTAATACCCGTCCGCCAAATGGGGGGCTTCATCGAGGGCTTTGCGGAAATGCAGGATTGCCTCCTTTTTTCTGCCCAGACTGAACAGGGCTATTCCGAGGTTCAGGCGGGCTTCCGGGAAATAGGGGGCAATTCGGAGTGTCGTCTCGAAGTGGGACGCAGCCAATTCCAGTTCCCCCTGATTGAGGAAGAGGAGCCCCAGGTTGTAGTGGGGGCGGGCTTGGTCCGGCTTGATGGACAAAGATCTTTCGTAGGCCTCCCTCGCTTCCCAGGAGCGTCCTTGACGGGAGTAAGCGGTCCCGAGGCTGTTCCAAGTTTCATGGTCAAATGGATTCTTGGCAAGGACCTTGCTGAAGGCCTCCACCCCTTCCGGGTAGCGTCCCAGTTCCAGGTAGAGTTGACCCAGGTTGTGCCAGGCCTCCAGAAAGTCAGGGGTGAGGTCCAGAAGTTTTTTAAAGAGGGCGAGGGCATCCGGGAGTCGGCCTTGAGCCTTCAATGTCGTGGCAAGGTTATTGAGTGTGCCGGGATGGTCGGGTTCGATGGTAAGTGCCCTTGTCAATGTTTCCGAGGCGTGGTTCAATTCGCCCCGGGCAAGATACAGGGCGCCCATGTTCCTGAGGGCATCGACATAAAAAGGGTCCCCCTCGGGCACCCTGGAGTAAGCGGACAGGGCCTCCTCCAGCCGACCCTGAAGATGGTGCTCCAGTCCCTTTTTGAACCACCCCTGCTTTTCTTTGGATTCCGTCACACGAAGACCTTAAAAGAGAGAGCTACAAGATGCTCAAATGGCGAAACAGAATGCAAAGGACCTAGTGAAAGTCTCCCCAGGACCACGATCAATAGGCCGATTCTATAGCAAAACCATCACTATTGAAACTCCCTACCTTCCATTACCGTTTCAACTATATAGCAGTGCTCTTTTAGGGCCCGCTGAAGTTGGTCCACCAAGGAAGACTCATCATCGATTAGTAAAATTCTTATTGCAATCTTAGTATATTCGGTGACATATTCGTTTAAGCTGCACTAGCTTTATGCTTCTTTGTATTAAAAAAACAAAATAGTTTTTAATTACACATTATAGGGGCATGTGAAACTTCATCGCTTGGATCACGCAATACAGCCGCACTCCGGCCGCCAGAAAAACAGGGCAAGCAGAACCGCCAGCCCGAATATAATATGGGGCTAAACACTTTCATTATCAGTCTGCTTTTTGCCATACCAGCAGTACCTTGCCCCTCCAGTGCAACCAGCTATGCTCGCGGCTGCCTGGCAGGCAATCACTTGTCCTAAAAACTGATTTTAGGGCAAAGCGCCTTTTGAAGGTACGTGCCAACGCTTCCAAAGGACCGTTATACGTGTCTCTCGCCGCGATGATCAGTCCGGCCATGTGGCGGCGATTTTGGACCTCTATCGTTCCCACGAAAAGGGGGGTGTCATTTCCCTGGATCCTCACATCTGTGGGCCAAAGCCGCAGCACCCAGCGTTGACGGTCGACTTGGCGAACAAGACGCAAACTGTCAACTCGCCCATCGTGAAGACGCGGCAAGAGAGGAAATTGCTCAATCGGCGTTTCAGAGGAAAACATCCCCAGGAGGTTTTTCAGATTCAACAACGGAGGGCGGCACCAGCC from Deltaproteobacteria bacterium encodes the following:
- a CDS encoding GTP cyclohydrolase I FolE2 is translated as MEDVQNHKDHRNIDIDQVGVKGIRYPITVLDKNMGEQQTVAKINMYVNLPRYYKGTHMSRFVEILNRHSRRISLQNFTEILEEMKEKLNAESAHMEITFPYFINKMAPVSGSQGLLEYKCTFKGSLNVRSDMVIIIQVPISTLCPCSKEISDFGAHNQRGKVRLHLRFKKFVWIEDLIQMVEESASSEVYSVLKREDEKYVTERAYNNPKFVEDIVRDIALKLNEDPNITWFAVESENYESIHNHNAYAYIEKHKL
- a CDS encoding IMP cyclohydrolase; translation: MSNNLKEMYRTVMDDHFPPSMTISFGEQTLVYRKRTWKIRDEKTGELIEKGLRYGENPGQEAALYELVNGNLVLGDCRFIDPGKGLVSSIGDDDLIQSGKHPGKTNLTDLDNALNILRYLTERPTAVIVKHNNPCGVACGENLSTAYDKANMADRIAAFGGCAVFNRPVDKATAEMISENYLEVVGAPDYEEGTLPILGRRANLRIVRINRIDRLGKYAGERFVDFKSLIDGGIIVQQSPLNRIRSVEDFTLASCEYKGKRYTIERKPTEAEYQDMLFGWQVEQGITSNSVIYVKDGVTVGIGTGEQDRVGVAEIAIFKAYTKFADALCFKRYGLPYKELELKIKEGEKEKALLDEIDKETREAKGGLIGATMVSDAFFPFRDGVDVAIKEGIRAIVHPGGSMRDFESIQACNEADPQVTMVFTGQRAFKH
- a CDS encoding tetratricopeptide repeat protein, which encodes MTESKEKQGWFKKGLEHHLQGRLEEALSAYSRVPEGDPFYVDALRNMGALYLARGELNHASETLTRALTIEPDHPGTLNNLATTLKAQGRLPDALALFKKLLDLTPDFLEAWHNLGQLYLELGRYPEGVEAFSKVLAKNPFDHETWNSLGTAYSRQGRSWEAREAYERSLSIKPDQARPHYNLGLLFLNQGELELAASHFETTLRIAPYFPEARLNLGIALFSLGRKKEAILHFRKALDEAPHLADGYYNLGLALEREGDFDSALHVQEQALARCPESIQSWVGAARLLMKIADWGRVDALTSKIMDYSFSEADAPLLSSSLFLFQHLPMKEETLSGKHLEWGDLVEKRLAKHSSHSAPPKVRKSLSVSKLRVGYVSPDFRRHSVGWFFRHIIAHHDRDRFSIYCYATTPGKDDLTREIAGAASFFREVHTLNTFQFAELIQRDGIHVLVDLAGHTQGNRLDVFALRPAPIQVTFLGYPYGTGLRTMDYRITDRHSESPYSASLYRERLVFMSQGFLPMGPIEAADIPLERRSFGLPEDGPVCVSFNSAEKLRPEVLSLWDRLLSLSRDALLVISCPHVGRTDLRANILAHFSQENQKRVFFLGRAGSEELHRARYGLADIALDPFPYAGTTTSYEALSMGVPVVTLVGDRHAQRTTFSLLKAIGVEDTIARSEKEYLDIARGLLADPARLEDTKSRISFLIREKQRKHPRAYTKELEERFLSMWDRYFAGKAPRSMG